A DNA window from Delphinus delphis chromosome 6, mDelDel1.2, whole genome shotgun sequence contains the following coding sequences:
- the LOC132427101 gene encoding kunitz-type protease inhibitor 2-like, giving the protein MAQLCGLRRYWALLTLLASLLLSRVSPATHSCTDFCRVSKSVGKCRASIPKWWYSVTDGSCQQFVYGGCGGNDNNSMTKEQCLAKCAGVTVNTIDDLSRNGADSSVPSVPGRQDSDDLSSDMFNCEEHCTAKAVPGACRASFPRWYFNAEKNSCDNFTYGGCRGNKNSYPSKEECVQRRFGKQLCPALACTKAVVLAGLFVMVLTLLLGASVVCLIRVARRNQERTPRTVRSSGDDKEPLVKNTYVL; this is encoded by the exons ATGGCGCAGCTGTGTGGGCTGAGGCGGTACTGGGCACTCCTCACCCTGCTGGCATCGCTGCTCCTCTCCC GTGTTTCTCCAGCCACACACAGCTGCACAGACTTTTGCCGAGTTTCGAAGAGTGTGGGGAAATGCCGGGCCTCCATCCCTAAGTGGTGGTACAGTGTCACTGACGGATCCTGCCAGCAGTTTGTGTACGGAGGCTGTGGAGGGAATGACAATAATTCCATGACCAAGGAGCAGTGTCTTGCAAAGTGTGCTGGTGTCACAGTAAACACCATCGATGACCTGTCCAGGAATGGAGCAGATTCCTCTGTCCCAAGTGTTCCCGGAAGGCAGGATTCTGATGACCTGTCCAGTGATATGTTCAACTGTGAAGAACACTGCACTGCCAAGGCCGTTCCTGGGGCTTGCCGTGCATCCTTCCCACGCTGGTACTTTAATGCCGAGAAGAACTCTTGTGATAACTTCACCTACGGCGGATGCCGGGGCAATAAAAACAGCTACCCCTCCAAGGAGGAGTGCGTGCAGCGCCGCTTCGGCAAGCAGTTGTGTCCTGCCCTGGCCTGCACTAAAGCGGTGGTCCTGGCAGGGCTGTTCGTGATGGTCCTGACGCTCTTGCTGGGAGCCTCCGTGGTCTGCCTGATCAGGGTGGCGCGGAGGAACCAGGAGCGCACCCCCCGGACTGTGCGGAGCTCTGGGGACGACAAAGAGCCGCTGGTGAAGAACACTTACGTCCTGTGA